DNA sequence from the Rhizobium sp. ARZ01 genome:
ATCGTGCGGTATACCCATTCCAGGCCGACGCTTTGCATCCATTTCGGCGCGCGACTATTCTTGCCTGCGAGGAAATCGAACAGCCCGCCCGCTGTTTTGATCACACCGACCCCGCGCAGCTTTTCGCGGTTCCGCGCCACAAACTTCTGTTCATAGGGCACACCCATGCCAATCCAGAGGATATCAGGCTTTAGTCGGGCGATTTCAGCCACGACTTCCCGCTCCTGCTGCTCGGACAGATACCCGTGGGAGGCGCCGGCAAAGCTCAGCTTCGGATATTTCTCGCGCATCCTTGCAACGGCACGCTTATTGATCTCGGCAGTTGCGCCGAGGAAATAGAAACTGAGGCCTTCTTTCTCGGACGCCTCCGCCACGGCATGCACGAGATCGGTAGTCGCAACGCGTTCGCTTAGCGGATTGCGCGTCAGCATTCGTGACAGCAATACCATCGGCATGCCGTCCGCATGAATCTGATCGGCTGCAAGCAAGAGGTCCCGGAATTCCGGATCGCGGGAAGCCAAGGCAATGACTTGGCCGTTTGCCGAGGTCGAGTAGTAGGGAATCTCGTCGCGCCCTCTGGCTTCAAGGGTTATCCTGACGAATTCGTCCGCAGACTGCTGCATGCCGATGACCGTGATCGGAAGCCCCCCAAGCAAAGTAGTCGACCAGGCGCCGTCCCCCTCCTTCTTGGAGGGTTCGTCGATCTGCGCAGACATCGCGGAATTCTCCCAGCACGCAATACTCATGGGAGGCCTATGCACCTTAAGGGGGAATAATGTCAAACTTGGAGTGGCATCGTCGTTAAAAAACAGCAGCAATTTCAATTGCTTCTGTAATATTTGACTCAAATTTTAACAATTTCTAATTGCCGTTTGGAAATTGCCGTCAAAGCGTCCGAGATCTGCACGAAGGCGGCTTTGGAAAGCTGTTGGCTACTTCTGAACCGCGTCGAGCCGTTCGACGATCCTCTTCCACAAATCGTCGAGCTGGCCTTCGAAATCAAGCATTCCAGCCTTGCTTTCGAAGGCCAGACCGATTTCGCTCGCCATGGTACACGGATCCGCATCGGTTGCAGCCAGACGGATATTGCCATTGGCGATCATCGCCCGGAACAGGTCGTGATGGGCCAAGGATGAAGCATCCCGCGGGGCATTGGTCACGACACACCTGCCGGACATGGCAGCGGCCAGCACGCTGCCGCGGCGGGATGTCAGCCCCTCGGTGAATTTGTAGCAAACCACATCGAGTTCGCGCAGCGCTGCGAAAACATGGTTGTCCTCGGCAATGTATCCGGTGACCAGCACGCGCCCTTCCAGCCCATGTTGCCGCACCTGCGCATGAAACTCCTCCTCGACATTGTCCATCGCCTTGATGAACGATCCGATGAATGCGACGGCGATATCCTGTCCTGCTTTGCGCAGCTCGGCTGCGATGGCGAACAGTTCGGCGCAGTTTTTTTTCGGATAAATGGAGCCGAACTGGCCGATGATCTTGGTTCCATCCCGCCGAAGCGCCCGGATTGAGTGGGCGGCTGGGGCATCGGAGATGGACGACGATGGAAGGAGATTTGGAGGGATTGGAATTAGCCCGAGCCTGGCGCGGTTGGCGCCAGCGCCTTGCAGCCATTCATCTCTGATCTCGGGAGCCGAAAACAGGATCGCATCGGCGAGCTTGATGACCGGAAGGAGGACAAGCCGACGCTTCCAGTCGAGGCTCGCCCATTCATGAAGGACGACCGTTAGCCGTTTGCTCCGAAGCTTTGTAAGCACCGCCACGACCAAAGGCTCGATGAGCCGCTTTTTCCAAGCGACGATCGGAAAGTTGAGGACGACGCCGTCGCACTGTCCCAAAGCCTTCGCCAGTCGCCGGGGACCCGCGCCAATGGATAGCACGTCACCCCGAGTTCCAAGGCGCGTTGCCAAGTGCCTGGTGAAAGCTTCGACTCCACACGGATTGGCCGCTTCGGAAATGAGGACTAGATAGCGTTTCATTGGGGCAGTTTCGTCGCGCTGGCCGCGGCCGCCCCGCTGTGGCGGTTAGCTGTATCCATCTGGCTGGTCGCTCCTTTGGGCTTTTGAAGAAGCGAGCTTTCCCCGCGGTTTGAGAGTGATCCGGCATGGGACGCAATTCAGGACCCGATACGCGGCGACAATAGCGGGGCAGGTGT
Encoded proteins:
- a CDS encoding WecB/TagA/CpsF family glycosyltransferase, whose amino-acid sequence is MKLLLFFNDDATPSLTLFPLKVHRPPMSIACWENSAMSAQIDEPSKKEGDGAWSTTLLGGLPITVIGMQQSADEFVRITLEARGRDEIPYYSTSANGQVIALASRDPEFRDLLLAADQIHADGMPMVLLSRMLTRNPLSERVATTDLVHAVAEASEKEGLSFYFLGATAEINKRAVARMREKYPKLSFAGASHGYLSEQQEREVVAEIARLKPDILWIGMGVPYEQKFVARNREKLRGVGVIKTAGGLFDFLAGKNSRAPKWMQSVGLEWVYRTILEPRRLALRYLTTNPAALRQILLNSN
- a CDS encoding glycosyltransferase, translating into MGQCDGVVLNFPIVAWKKRLIEPLVVAVLTKLRSKRLTVVLHEWASLDWKRRLVLLPVIKLADAILFSAPEIRDEWLQGAGANRARLGLIPIPPNLLPSSSISDAPAAHSIRALRRDGTKIIGQFGSIYPKKNCAELFAIAAELRKAGQDIAVAFIGSFIKAMDNVEEEFHAQVRQHGLEGRVLVTGYIAEDNHVFAALRELDVVCYKFTEGLTSRRGSVLAAAMSGRCVVTNAPRDASSLAHHDLFRAMIANGNIRLAATDADPCTMASEIGLAFESKAGMLDFEGQLDDLWKRIVERLDAVQK